The following proteins are encoded in a genomic region of Brachypodium distachyon strain Bd21 chromosome 1, Brachypodium_distachyon_v3.0, whole genome shotgun sequence:
- the LOC100826193 gene encoding UDP-glucose:2-hydroxyflavanone C-glucosyltransferase: protein MADLAAMPNSGEQQGRDAPAPPHLVFVPSAGMGHLLPFTRFIADLANENVEISVVTALPTVSAAEAAHFADLFAAFPRIRRIDFNLLPFDESAFPGADPFLLRWESLRRSAQLLGPLIAAAVPRASAVVTDVTLASQVIPIAKDELNLPCHILFISCATMLSLVAYFPVYLDGAKADHLVGDVDIPGVLRLPVSSPPQVLRNPDSLFTKQFIANGRTIAKSDGILVNTFRALEPEALSALNSGKVVPGFPPVYAVGPLKSSITMTTSTGSSDKDEGAAAGGSPMAWLGEQPAGSVVYVAFGNRHGVSLEQIREIAAGLEASGCGFLWVLKTTVVDREDTAELEDVLGRGFLGRVTGRGLVTKEWVDQEAVLQHPAVGLYLSHAGWNSVTESAAYGVPMLVWPTAGDQRVIATVVASAGFGLWMEHWDWESLVSGAEIGEKVKEVMGNEGIKARAAKVSEEAAKAVAEGGSSHRSMQEFLAKLKPSTT from the coding sequence ATGGCTGATCTGGCGGCGATGCCCAACTCCGGTGAGCAGCAGGGCAGGGACGCACCGGCACCGCCGCATTTGGTCTTCGTCCCGAGCGCCGGCATGGGCCACCTCCTCCCATTCACCCGCTTCATCGCCGACCTGGCCAACGAGAACGTCGAAATCTCCGTGGTGACCGCGCTCCCGACGGTGTCGGCGGCCGAGGCAGCCCACTTCGCCGACCTCTTCGCCGCCTTCCCCCGCATCCGGCGCATCGACTTCAACCTCCTGCCCTTCGACGAGTCCGCcttccccggcgccgaccCCTTCCTCCTGCGGTGGGAGTCCCTGCGCCGCTCCGCGCAACTCCTCGGCCcgctcatcgccgccgccgtcccgcgcGCGTCCGCCGTCGTCACGGACGTCACCTTGGCCTCCCAAGTCATCCCAATCGCCAAGGACGAGCTCAACCTCCCGTGCCACATCCTCTTCATCTCCTGCGCCACCATGCTGTCGCTCGTCGCCTACTTCCCTGTCTACCTCGACGGCGCCAAGGCCGACCACCTCGTCGGCGACGTCGACATCCCCGGCGTCCTCCGCCTCCCTGTATCCTCCCCGCCGCAGGTGCTGCGCAACCCGGACAGCCTCTTCACCAAGCAGTTCATCGCCAACGGGCGCACCATCGCGAAATCCGACGGCATTCTGGTGAACACCTTCCGCGCACTGGAGCCGGAGGCGCTCTCCGCGCTGAACAGCGGCAAGGTGGTTCCCGGGTTCCCGCCAGTGTACGCCGTCGGCCCGCTCAAGTCGTCCATCACCATGACGACGAGCACCGGAAGCAGCGATAAGGACGAGGGAGCCGCTGCGGGAGGCTCGCCCATGGCGTGGCTAGGCGAGCAGCCGGCGGGGTCGGTGGTATACGTGGCCTTCGGGAACCGCCACGGCGTGTCCCTGGAGCAGATCCGGGAGATCGCGGCGGGGCTGGAGGCGAGCGGCTGCGGGTTCCTGTGGGTGCTCAAGACCACGGTGGTGGACCGCGAGGACACGGCGGAGCTGGAGGACGTGCTGGGCCGCGGGTTCCTGGGCCGCGTGACGGGCCGCGGGCTCGTGACCAAGGAATGGGTGGACCAGGAGGCCGTCCTGCAGCACCCGGCCGTGGGCCTGTACCTGAGCCACGCCGGCTGGAACTCGGTCACGGAGTCGGCGGCGTACGGCGTGCCGATGCTGGTGTGGCCGACGGCGGGCGACCAGCGGGTGATCGCCACCGTGGTGGCCAGCGCCGGGTTCGGGCTGTGGATGGAGCACTGGGACTGGGAGTCGCTGGTGAGCGGGGCGGAGATTGGggagaaggtgaaggaggtgatgGGCAACGAGGGGATCAAGGCCAGGGCGGCCAAGGTGAGCGAGGAGGCGGCCAAGGCCGTCGCGGAAGGCGGCTCCAGCCACCGGAGCATGCAGGAGTTCCTCGCCAAGCTCAAGCCTAGTACTACCTAA
- the LOC100827123 gene encoding O-fucosyltransferase 15 isoform X2, which produces MLTRLLSLAAHALAEAETRPEPKDLWKEPVNATLWRPCSDQTDWEASGNTSSSDADGTNGYIIISANGGINQQRVAICNAVTISRLLNATLVIPKFLYSNVWLDKSQFGDIYQEDYFIKYLKSDVRIVKELPLELQSLDLEAIGSIVNDTDVMKEAKPSIYVKKILPILLKNRVVHFVGFGNRLSFDPIPFQLQRLRCRCNFHALRFVHKIQETGALLVGRLHGHMPHLSPLEDNLLGHFAGKSIPNGNRNVSSKYLAVHLRFEIDMVAYSMCYFGGGEDEEEELEKYRQIHFPVLTEIKKTTKLPSAAFLRSEGKCPLAPEEAVLMLAAIGFKRSTNIYIAGAEIYGGRQRMAAISRLYPALVTKETLLSPSELEPFRNFSSQLAALDFIACASADAFAMTDSGSQFSSLVQGYRMYYGGGDLPTIRPNKRRLASILVKNATIEWKEFETRVNKLIQQTKQVHERPVARSIFRHPRCPECMCRTDMSDT; this is translated from the exons ATGCTCACCCGCCTGCTTTCTTTGGCAGCCCATGCCTTAGCAGAG GCAGAGACTAGGCCAGAACCGAAGGACTTGTGGAAAGAGCCAGTAAATGCCACTTTGTGGAGACCTTGCTCTGACCAAACGGATTGGGAAGCATCAGGGAACACCAGTTCATCAG ATGCAGATGGAACCAATGGTTACATTATCATTAGTGCCAATGGTGGAATAAACCAGCAAAGGGTAGCG ATCTGTAATGCTGTAACTATATCCCGGTTGCTCAATGCAACCCTTGTCATCCCGAAGTTTTTGTACAGTAATGTTTGGCTGGACAAAAG CCAGTTTGGAGATATATATCAGGAGGATTATTTTATCAAATATTTGAAATCTGATGTTCGGATTGTGAAGGAGCTTCCTTTGGAGTTGCAATCATTAGACTTGGAGGCGATCGGCAGCATT GTTAATGATACAGATGTCATGAAAGAGGCAAAGCCAAGTATATATGTAAAAAAGATCCTACCAATTTTACTGAAGAACAGAGTTGTTCACTTTGTGGGATTTGGCAATCGTTTATCTTTTGATCCAATACCTTTTCAACTTCAG AGATTGCGATGCAGATGTAATTTTCACGCTCTTCGTTTCGTACACAAAATACAAGAAACTGGTGCATTACTTGTGGGGAGATTGCATGGCCACATGCCCCATTTGTCACCTTTGGAAGATAATCTTTTAGGTCATTTTGCTGGGAAATCCATTCCCAATGGGAACAGGAACGTCTCGTCCAAATATCTTGCTGTTCATCTCAGATTTGAGATTGATATGGTTGCATACTCAATGTGTTACTTTGGTGGTGGagaagatgaggaagaggaattAGAGAAGTACCGTCAAATTCACTTCCCTGTTCTTACAGAAATCAAGAAGACAACAAA GTTGCCCTCTGCTGCTTTCTTACGATCTGAAGGCAAATGCCCCCTTGCACCTGAAGAGGCTGTGCTTATGCTTGCTGCTATTGGTTTCAAGCGCAGCACCAATATATACATTGCAGGTGCTGAAATTTATGGAGGTAGGCAAAGGATGGCTGCCATAAGTCGTCTGTATCCTGCTTTAGTAACTAAAGAAACCCTTCTGTCTCCATCAGAGCTTGAGCCGTTCAGGAACTTCTCATCACAG TTGGCAGCCCTGGACTTTATTGCATGTGCATCAGCTGATGCATTCGCTATGACTGACTCAGGCAGCCAGTTTTCTTCTCTCGTTCAAGGATACCGCATGTACTATGGTGGTGGGGACCTTCCCACAATAAGACCAAACAAGCGCCGGCTAGCCAGCATACTTGTGAAGAATGCCACCATAGAGTGGAAGGAATTTGAAACTAGAGTAAACAAGCTCATACAACAAACTAAGCAAGTCCATGAGAGGCCAGTTGCAAGAAGTATATTTAGACATCCACGCTGTCCAGAGTGTATGTGCAGAACAGATATGTCAGATACTTGA
- the LOC100827435 gene encoding protein NRT1/ PTR FAMILY 5.8: MTTTTPEKRPSTTTTKRATLSTPCILIIVVAGVERFAYKGVACNLVTYLTGVVEMSTSAAAKSVSIWAGVTSMLPLFSAVLADSYCWDRYSTIVASSLLYVAGLIGLTSWELLRKWMPRSSLFFPLYLISIGQGGYNPSLQAFGADQLDIGDDDDDGIGESGSGSSSEEKGKVKSAFFQWWYFGICSGSLMGNSTMPYVQDTIGWGIGFAIPCAAMALSLAAFLCCTPLYKQQIKQPRSVDDGRSPGSIFRALRSLLKTVSAGKIRLPSRHEDGDDDASELELQEKPLKVAELTDPKECLSNEAQAQPGVAKIILGLLPIWTVLLMFAVIFQQPMTFFTKQGMLMDHRVGGSGLVIPPAMLQSTITVSIILLMPLYDRMIIPMISIITRDSKGITVLQRIGVGMVLSVVAMVIAAVIESRRRLVVGQMSIAWLLPQYLLLGVSDVFTVVGMQEFFYTQVPGAMRTIGIALYLSVFGVGSLVGAMLISAIEMATARNSTSHGWFSDDPREARLDSYYWFLALLGAISFVIFTQLCKYYK, encoded by the exons ATGACGACGACTACGCCAGAGAAGAGACCATCGACGACAACGACGAAGAGGGCGACGCTGAGCACGCCCTGTATTCTGATCATAG TGGTGGCTGGCGTGGAGAGGTTCGCGTACAAGGGCGTGGCGTGCAACCTGGTGACTTACCTCACCGGCGTGGTGGAGATGagcacgtcggcggcggccaagagCGTCAGCATTTGGGCCGGGGTCACCTCCATGCTGCCGCTCTTCAGCGCCGTCCTCGCCGACTCCTACTGCTGGGATCGCTACTCCACCATCGTCGCTTCCTCCTTGCTCTATGTCGCC GGGCTGATAGGACTAACCTCATGGGAACTGCTCCGCAAATGGATGCCACGCTCTTCCCTCTTCTTCCCGCTCTACCTGATCTCGATCGGGCAAGGCGGGTACAACCCTTCACTGCAAGCCTTCGGCGCCGACCAGCTCGACATCGGagacgacgatgatgacggCATCGGAGAGTCCGGCTCCGGCAGCTCGTCAGAGGAGAAGGGCAAGGTGAAGAGCGCCTTCTTCCAGTGGTGGTACTTCGGCATCTGCAGCGGCAGCCTCATGGGGAACTCCACCATGCCCTACGTCCAGGACACCATCGGCTGGGGGATCGGCTTCGCCATCCCCTGCGCCGCCATGGCGCTCTCCCTCGCGGCCTTCCTCTGCTGCACTCCTCTCTACAAGCAGCAGATCAAGCAACCGAGAAGCGTCGATGATGGGCGTTCTCCTGGGAGCATCTTCAGGGCTCTCAGGTCGCTTCTCAAGACTGTTTCCGCCGGAAAGATCCGTTTGCCGTCGAGACAcgaggacggcgacgacgatgctTCTGAGCTAGA GTTGCAGGAGAAGCCTCTGAAAGTGGCCGAGCTGACGGACCCAAAAGAGTGCCTGTCGAATGaggctcaagctcaacccggCGTGGCCAAGATCATCCTGGGGCTTCTACCGATCTGGACGGTGCTGCTGATGTTCGCAGTGATCTTCCAGCAGCCGATGACGTTCTTCACGAAGCAGGGCATGCTGATGGACCACAGGGTGGGTGGCAGCGGGCTCGTGATCCCGCCAGCGATGCTACAGAGCACCATCACCGTGTCCATCATCCTGCTCATGCCTCTCTACGACAGGATGATCATCCCCATGATCAGCATCATCACGCGGGACAGCAAGGGGATCACGGTGCTCCAGCGGATCGGCGTCGGCATGGTCCTCTCCGTCGTCGCCATGGTGATCGCGGCCGTCATCGAGTCCCGGCGCCGCCTCGTGGTGGGTCAGATGAGCATCGCATGGCTCCTGCCGCAGTACCTGCTGCTGGGCGTGTCGGACGTGTTCACCGTGGTGGGGATGCAGGAGTTCTTCTACACGCAGGTCCCGGGAGCCATGAGGACCATCGGCATCGCGCTCTACCTCAGCGTCTTCGGCGTCGGGAGCCTGGTCGGGGCGATGCTGATCTCGGCGATCGAGATGGCCACCGCAAGGAACAGCACGAGCCACGGCTGGTTCTCAGACGATCCCAGGGAGGCGCGCCTGGACAGCTACTACTGGTTCTTGGCGCTCCTCGGCGCCATCAGCTTCGTGATTTTCACACAGCTTTGCAAGTACTATAAATAG
- the LOC100827123 gene encoding O-fucosyltransferase 15 isoform X1 yields MPEAALPTTPAAASSPAAASVLLRARRRRKAWRRPRGGLLCWGALVAFFFLMNWWMFSRLQDPATRPRFRLRRHPPRVAAAANSSLLTLEEVRHAEKGKRPHQVMLTRLLSLAAHALAEAETRPEPKDLWKEPVNATLWRPCSDQTDWEASGNTSSSDADGTNGYIIISANGGINQQRVAICNAVTISRLLNATLVIPKFLYSNVWLDKSQFGDIYQEDYFIKYLKSDVRIVKELPLELQSLDLEAIGSIVNDTDVMKEAKPSIYVKKILPILLKNRVVHFVGFGNRLSFDPIPFQLQRLRCRCNFHALRFVHKIQETGALLVGRLHGHMPHLSPLEDNLLGHFAGKSIPNGNRNVSSKYLAVHLRFEIDMVAYSMCYFGGGEDEEEELEKYRQIHFPVLTEIKKTTKLPSAAFLRSEGKCPLAPEEAVLMLAAIGFKRSTNIYIAGAEIYGGRQRMAAISRLYPALVTKETLLSPSELEPFRNFSSQLAALDFIACASADAFAMTDSGSQFSSLVQGYRMYYGGGDLPTIRPNKRRLASILVKNATIEWKEFETRVNKLIQQTKQVHERPVARSIFRHPRCPECMCRTDMSDT; encoded by the exons ATGCCGGAGGCGGCGTTGCCGACGACGCCTGCCGCGGCGAgctccccggccgccgcctccgtgcTGCTgcgggcgaggcggcggcgcaaggcGTGGCGGCGCCCGCGCGGCGGGCTGCTGTGCTGGGGCGCCCTcgtggccttcttcttcctcatgaACTGGTGGATGTTCTCCCGCCTCCAGGaccccgccacgcgcccgcgcttccgtctccgccgccacccaccCCGCGTAGCCGCCGCGGCCAACTCGTCGCTCTTGACTCTG GAAGAGGTGAGGCATGCTGAAAAGGGGAAGAGACCTCACCAGGTCATGCTCACCCGCCTGCTTTCTTTGGCAGCCCATGCCTTAGCAGAG GCAGAGACTAGGCCAGAACCGAAGGACTTGTGGAAAGAGCCAGTAAATGCCACTTTGTGGAGACCTTGCTCTGACCAAACGGATTGGGAAGCATCAGGGAACACCAGTTCATCAG ATGCAGATGGAACCAATGGTTACATTATCATTAGTGCCAATGGTGGAATAAACCAGCAAAGGGTAGCG ATCTGTAATGCTGTAACTATATCCCGGTTGCTCAATGCAACCCTTGTCATCCCGAAGTTTTTGTACAGTAATGTTTGGCTGGACAAAAG CCAGTTTGGAGATATATATCAGGAGGATTATTTTATCAAATATTTGAAATCTGATGTTCGGATTGTGAAGGAGCTTCCTTTGGAGTTGCAATCATTAGACTTGGAGGCGATCGGCAGCATT GTTAATGATACAGATGTCATGAAAGAGGCAAAGCCAAGTATATATGTAAAAAAGATCCTACCAATTTTACTGAAGAACAGAGTTGTTCACTTTGTGGGATTTGGCAATCGTTTATCTTTTGATCCAATACCTTTTCAACTTCAG AGATTGCGATGCAGATGTAATTTTCACGCTCTTCGTTTCGTACACAAAATACAAGAAACTGGTGCATTACTTGTGGGGAGATTGCATGGCCACATGCCCCATTTGTCACCTTTGGAAGATAATCTTTTAGGTCATTTTGCTGGGAAATCCATTCCCAATGGGAACAGGAACGTCTCGTCCAAATATCTTGCTGTTCATCTCAGATTTGAGATTGATATGGTTGCATACTCAATGTGTTACTTTGGTGGTGGagaagatgaggaagaggaattAGAGAAGTACCGTCAAATTCACTTCCCTGTTCTTACAGAAATCAAGAAGACAACAAA GTTGCCCTCTGCTGCTTTCTTACGATCTGAAGGCAAATGCCCCCTTGCACCTGAAGAGGCTGTGCTTATGCTTGCTGCTATTGGTTTCAAGCGCAGCACCAATATATACATTGCAGGTGCTGAAATTTATGGAGGTAGGCAAAGGATGGCTGCCATAAGTCGTCTGTATCCTGCTTTAGTAACTAAAGAAACCCTTCTGTCTCCATCAGAGCTTGAGCCGTTCAGGAACTTCTCATCACAG TTGGCAGCCCTGGACTTTATTGCATGTGCATCAGCTGATGCATTCGCTATGACTGACTCAGGCAGCCAGTTTTCTTCTCTCGTTCAAGGATACCGCATGTACTATGGTGGTGGGGACCTTCCCACAATAAGACCAAACAAGCGCCGGCTAGCCAGCATACTTGTGAAGAATGCCACCATAGAGTGGAAGGAATTTGAAACTAGAGTAAACAAGCTCATACAACAAACTAAGCAAGTCCATGAGAGGCCAGTTGCAAGAAGTATATTTAGACATCCACGCTGTCCAGAGTGTATGTGCAGAACAGATATGTCAGATACTTGA
- the LOC100823445 gene encoding uncharacterized protein LOC100823445 yields the protein MSFLAGRLAAKEGAYFLQESKIAAGRLAQKLPASALGPRPASPPPSPDVLPEILRHSIPIKPTPPPSDPSLYGTSRWALPQGGAEPAGVSPDVLNPLRSYISLPQATFGPKRWELPNEQPHYSASTANERRHDGHPPPMDPEKLKSVIAGYSQVGKAFVAGTILVFGGATAVLLYTAHKLQLHSVDDVRTKGKDTVQPHADMIKEQIAPLRKWAEDTSRKWHFEGDKEAKEKSILVRELSRSLGAKTGPNR from the exons ATGAGCTTTCTGGCCGGCCGCCTCGCGGCCAAGGAGGGTGCCTACTTCCTCCAGGAGTCTAAGATCGCTGCCGGCCGCCTCGCGCAGAAGCTCCCCGCTTCCGCGCTTGGGCCCAGGCCGGCGTCCCCGCCTCCGTCGCCGGACGTGCTCCCTGAGATCCTCCGCCACTCCATACCCATAAagccgacgccgcctccaTCCGACCCCTCCCTCTACGGTACCTCCCGCTGGGCCCTCCCACAGGGCGGCGCCGAGCCTGCCGGCGTGTCCCCCGACGTGCTCAACCCACTCCGCTCTTACATCTCGCTGCCGCAGGCGACCTTCGGCCCCAAAAG ATGGGAACTTCCAAATGAGCAGCCTCACTACTCTGCATCAACTGCCAATGAGCGGCGGCATGATGGGCATCCTCCTCCCATGGACCCTGAGAAGTTAAAGTCTGTAATTGCTGGATACTCACAGG TTGGAAAGGCATTTGTTGCTGGGACTATATTGGTGTTTGGAGGAGCAACAGCTGTGCTATTGTACACAGCACATAAACTACAGTTGCATTCA GTAGACGATGTCAGAACTAAAGGAAAAGACACTGTGCAACCACATGCTGATATGATCAAAGAACAAATAGCTCCACTGAGGAAATGG GCTGAAGACACGTCGAGAAAATGGCATTTTGAAGGCGACAAAGAAGCCAAGGAGAAGTCTATCCTTGTTAGAGAACTTTCAAGGTCACTTGGTGCTAAGACGGGGCCAAATCGATGA
- the LOC100826819 gene encoding glutathione gamma-glutamylcysteinyltransferase 1, whose translation MEVASLYRRVLPSPPAVEFASTEGKRLFAEALQGGTMEGFFNLISYFQTQSEPAFCGLASLSVVLNALAIDPGRPWKGPWRWFDESMLDCCEPLNKVKSQGITFGKVVCLAHCAGARVQSFRADQTTIQDFRCHLTRCASSQDCHLISSYHRSLFKQTGTGHFSPIGGYHAGQDMALILDVARFKYPPHWVPLTLLWEAMNTTDEATGRLRGFMLVSRHNSSPSLLYTVSCGDESWQNMAKYCVEDLPNLLKDESLDNIPTLLSHLVESLPANAGGLIKWVIEVRRKEEGGSSLSKEENERLILKEKVLQQVRDTKLFRIVHELQCPKRSCCSCSALSDEDSLAQIAATVCCHGAAILTGNTGSRDGFCCRETCIKCVQANGDGLKTVISGTVISEGNEQGVDMLLPTSSSETSLSDSNLRNEVVKYPSKSDVLTVLLLVLHPSTWFGIKDERLKAEFQSLVSTENLPDLLKWEILHLRRQIHYLTGCKGEEACEGLRPPSP comes from the exons ATGGAGGTGGCATCTCTGTACCGGCGggtgctgccgtcgccgccggccgtggaATTCGCCTCGACGGAGGGGAAGCGCCTCTTcgcggaggcgctgcagggcgGGACCATGGAAGGGTTCTTCAACCTCATCTCCTACTTCCAGACGCAGTCGGAGCCCGCCTTCTGCGGCCTCGCCTCCCTCTCTGTCGTCCTCAACGCGCTCGCCATCGACCCCGGGAGGCCCTGGAAGGGCCCCTGGAGGTGGTTCGACGAGTCCATGCTCGACTGCTGCGAGCCCCTCAACAAGGTCAAGTCCCAGGGCATCACCTTCGGCAAGGTCGTCTGCCTCGCGCACTGCGCCGGCGCCAGGGTCCAGTCCTTCCGCGCCGACCAGACCACCATCCAGGACTTCCGCTGCCATCTCACCCGATGCGCTTCCTCGCAGGACTGCCATTTGATCTCCTCCTACCACAGGAGCCTTTTCAAgcag ACTGGAACGGGCCATTTCTCACCGATCGGTGGTTATCATGCCGGGCAAGACATGGCCCTCATCTTGGATGTGGCACGCTTCAAATACCCTCCTCATTGGGTTCCTTTGACACTTCTTTGGGAAGCCATGAATACGACTGATGAAGCAACTGGACGTCTCAGGGG GTTCATGCTCGTCTCAAGGCACAATTCATCTCCTTCATTGCTCTACACAGTG AGTTGTGGGGATGAAAGTTGGCAAAACATGGCAAAGTATTGTGTGGAGGATCTACCCAATCTTTTGAAAGATGAGAGTCTAGACAATATTCCAACACTTCTATCGCATTTGGTGGAATCCCTTCCAGCCAATGCTGGAGGTTTGATCAAATGGGTTATTGAAGTTAGGAGAAAAGAGGAAGGTGGATCAAGCTTGAGCAAAGAGGAGAACGAAAGGCTTATTTTAAAG GAAAAGGTATTACAGCAAGTTCGTGATACTAAGCTTTTTAGGATTGTTCATGAACTGCAATGTCCCAAACGGTCATGTTGTAGTTGCTCAGCTTTAAGTGATGAAGATTCCCTTGCCCAGATTGCAGCCACTGTGTGCTGTCATGGAGCTGCAATCCTAACTGGTAACACTGGATCAAGAGATGGGTTCTGCTGCAGAGAAACATGTATCAAATGTGTGCAAGCAAATGGTGATGGGCTAAAGACTGTTATCTCAGGCACCGTGATATCCGAGGGCAATGAACAGGGTGTTGATATGCTTTTGCCAACATCCTCATCAGAAACAAGCTTGTCCGATTCAAACTTGAGGAACGAGGTTGTCAAATATCCATCAAAGTCAGATGTCCTAACTGTCCTTCTGCTGGTTTTACATCCGAGCACATGGTTTGGTATAAAAGATGAGAGACTGAAAGCTGAATTTCAGAGTCTTGTTTCAACAGAGAACCTTCCTGACCTTCTTAAGTGGGAG ATACTGCATCTAAGGCGGCAGATCCATTATTTGACGGGTTGTAAAGGAGAGGAGGCATGTGAAGGGCTTAGACCACCATCGCCTTAG